The Ferviditalea candida nucleotide sequence GCTTTAACAAATAAGCTTTTGCGCCAAGTTTGATCGCTTCAAAAACCTTGTTCCTTTGATTAAATGCACTGATGCCATTTTACCTGGAGAAATGCCAATTCCCGTATCCGTTACAGCGATCTCTATTTGACTGCCGATTCTCGAGGCGGAAATAAGAATGGTTCCCCGCTCCGTAAATTTAACCGCATTGCCGATCAAATTATTCAAAATTTGCTGAAGCCTGTTTTCATCCGCGAGAATGAAGATGCCCCGCTGCACTTCGTTGAACATTTGCAAGCGCTTGCTGTCGGCCAGCGGTTCGATGATTTTCAGGGCGACGTCCGCAGCCTGATGCAAATCGACAGGCTTCAAGTGCACGTGAATGTCCTTATGCTTTAATTTTGAAAAATCCAGAATGTCATTGACCAGGCTGCTCAATCTTTTGCAGCTTGACACAATCAGCTGAAGATTATATACGGCCCTCTGCGGCAATTTGCCGCCGATCCCGTCAATCAGCGATTCGGCGAT carries:
- a CDS encoding sensor histidine kinase codes for the protein MNFWPILLELRTPLNGIIGIAESLIDGIGGKLPQRAVYNLQLIVSSCKRLSSLVNDILDFSKLKHKDIHVHLKPVDLHQAADVALKIIEPLADSKRLQMFNEVQRGIFILADENRLQQILNNLIGNAVKFTERGTILISASRIGSQIEIAVTDTGIGISPGKMASVHLIKGTRFLKRSNLAQKLIC